The genomic DNA CCCCTCATCCTAGCCTTCTCCCACGAGGGGAGAAGGGACCGGACACCACGCGCCACTAGCGATCGGCCACCGGCCATCCGAATCCGCGCACGATCTCGCGGAGCTCATCGAGCTCCTGGTCGTTGAGGGGCTTCGACGGCGGCCGCGAGGCCCCCATCGGGCGGCCCATCACCGCCGTCAACCCCTTCTTCACCCGTCCTTGCCCGCCGGATCGCTGGTCCATGCGCTCGGCGAACAGACGCAGCGGCTCGTTCACGGACTCGAACAACGTCTCCGCCTCGTCGTACTGCTTCGACTCCATCAGCTCCCACACGCGCAGGTCATGCGCCGGATGGATATCCGAGGTGAGGTTGATGTAGCCGCGCCCGCCGAGTTGGTGACAGCGGATCGGCCCGCCGCCGTTGTCAATCACGCTCACCCGGTCCGTAAAGCGGGCCATCTCGTCGTAGTCGACGTCCGCCGGCGCCGCCCACTTGATGCTCACCACCTGGTCGATGTCCGCGATGGTGTCCAGGGTCTCCACCTCCATCCGACCACCCGGCAGCCAGTGGGTGTGATAGACCATCACGCCGATGTCGATGGCGTCGGACAGGTCGCTGAAATAGTCAATCGCGTCGCCTTGGCTCGGCAGGTTGAAGACCGGCGGACACACCTGCAACGCCATGGCGCCCAGGTCCTGGGCGCGCTTGGCGTCCTCGATCGTGCGCTTGGTGTCCTTGTAGTGGAGCCCGCAGACGATTGCCGCGCGGTCGTCGGCCGCCTGCACCACCGTGCGCAGGAGCGCGGGCCACTCCTCGTCGCTCAGCATCGGGCCCTCGCCCATGGCCGCCGCCACCTTGATGACGGCGGCGCCTTTCACCAGGCCCTGCTCCACCCACCATTGGGTGATCGCGTGCATGCAGCCGTGATCGACCTCGAAGTCGTCGTCGAACGGCGTGGGGACCGTCGCAATCGGCCCTTGAATCAGATCCCGGATTTCGTCACGCGTCATCGGCAGAGCCTCCACCCGCTTGCGGCGACGCGGTATGTCGCGCACGCCCGGCGCTTTCGTCGCTTATAGCCGGGCCGGGCGTCAGCGTCAATGCGCCGGGCGCATCAGCCATCCTCCGAGAAGGCGGGACGATCGTGTAGGGGCAGCTCTTGTGGCCGCCCGAAGCGGAGATCGAAGGAGGGCGCCCACGAGGGGCGCCCCTACAGGGAACATGTCGGTGTCGGGGTAGCCCTCGTGGCTGGCCGGCGGTAGCCCTGGACGGGCGTTAGCCCGTCTCGCTGCGCTGCAACACCTGGCGCCGCGCCGACTGCGGCTCCGGCGGCCCGACGAATCCCTCGGCCTCCAGCTGCATGGCCAGCTTTTGCGCCTTGGATCGGCCGACCTGGAGCTCGCGGCTCAGCAGGTCGGGCGTGATGCTCTCGTGCCGCATCACCAGCTCCGTCGCGGACACGTACAGCTCGTCTTCCTCGGAGTCGCCCTGCTCGATGGCGTCGTGCAGATCTTCGGTCGTCAGCGTCTGCGGCTCGCCCTGCTCGCGCCAGTGATCGACCACCCCGTTGATCTCCGCGTCGTCGGTGTACACGCCCTGCACGCGGATCGGCTTACCGCCCTCCGGTGGCGCGAACAGCATGTCGCCCCGGCCGATCAGCCGCTCGGCCCCAGCCCCGTCCAGGATCGTGCGCGAGTCGGCCTGGCTGCTGACCATGAAGGAGATGCGCGTCGGGAAATTCGCCTTGATCAGGCCCGTCACAACGTCCACCGAGGGCCGCTGCGTCGAGACCACCAGGTGGATGCCCGTGGCGCGCGCCAGCTGGGCCAGTCGAGCCAGCAGGCGTTCGACGTCGCCCGGCGCCGTCATCATCAGGTCCGCCAGCTCATCGATCACCGTGACCAGGTAGGGCAAGGGCTTGCCGTCGGTGGCCTCGGTCGGGTTCGCGTTGTAGGAGGTGATGTTGCGCACGCCGGCCTTGTTGAAGATGCGGTAGCGCCGGGCCATCTCGCGGCTGACCCACGTGAGCACCGGCACCGCGTCGTCGATGTCCGTCACGACGGGCATGCGCAGGTGGGGCACGCCGTCGAAGGTCACCAGCTCAACCATCTTGGGGTCGATCAGCACCAAGTGCAGCTCGTCCGGCGTGGTCTGGCAGAGCAAGCCTGTGATCAACGACGTGAGGCATACGGACTTCCCGGCGCCGGTGGACCCTGCAATCAGCAGGTGCGGCATCGCGGTCAAATCGACCACCCGCACCATGCCGGCCACGTCCTTGCCCAGCGCCAGCTTGAGGTTGGCGCGTGACGTCACCCACGCCTCGGCCTCCATGACCTCGCGCACGCTGACGACCAGCGGCTCGTCATTGGGGAGCTCGATACCCAGATAAGGACGCCCCGGCACCGGCGCCTCGATGCGCAGACTGCGCGCGGCCAGCTTCAGGGCCAGGTCGTTGGCCAGCGCCGTAATCCGCGCCACCTTGACTCCGGTGCCCGGCCGCACCAGGTACTGGGTGACCACCGGCCCCGGAATCGCCTCCGGCACGCTGGCCTCGATGTTGAATGAGCCCAGCGTATCCACGATTACCTGGGCCTTGGCCCGAATCTCGGCGTCGGGTACGTCCGTCGCGGGAGGCGTCGGTTGCATCAGTTCCATCGGCGGCAGCGTCCACGGCCCTTCGTCATCGTCCTCGGCGGCGGGCGCCGTCGCCACGGTGGGCGCGGTGCGGATCAGCGGCCCCTGCTGCCAGTCTTCGGGTGTCGACGAGCCATTGACCTCTTCGGGGGCGGCATCCGCCGGCGCGGGCGATTCCGACGCCTTGCGCGATCGATCCCCGGATTGCGGCCGGAAGATCGGAACAAGGCGACGTTTGGCGGCGGAGGCCGTCGCGGCGGCGATCCGCGCCAGGTGCACGGCGCCATCGATGAGCAGCCGCCCCGTGAACCGCGTCGTCGCCGCGCCGCGCGCCGATGCCAGCAGGGCGTAGCCGACGGCGGCCACCGTTGCAATGGCCAGCAGCGCATAAGCCGGAGCCCCGCCCACGCTCGCCGCGAGCCCGTGGCCGATAAACCGGCCAACCCAGCCGCCGCTGTCGGCCGCCAGCGCGTCTTCCGGGGCCGCCAGACCGACCAGCGCGGCAAGCCCTAGCACGAACACCACCGCCGCGGCGACGTGCCCCGGTCCGATGATCGGTCGCTTCCGCACTCCGCTCAGCAGCAGCGCGGGGCCCACCAGGATGCACGCAATCGCGGCGATCGGCGCCGCGCGGCCGAAGCCCTCGATGTAGGCCGCGCCGCTTGCGGCGACGACAAATCCATCACGGCTGAAGAGACCGATGAATGCGGTCAGGCCAAGCGCGCTGAGAACGATTCCGACAAGCCCGAGCACGTCCCAGCGTTCCATTCGGACTGCACGGGGCGCGGGAGCCGCTGCCCGGCGCGTTTTGGCCACGAGGCACTCCTTGCCGGCGCGGCATGACGCGCGCCGGCGCTAGACCTCAGTGACGATCGGCACGCTCGCCGGCCGCCGCCGGGTCTGGTGGAACTAGTGCCTCCCGAGCGAGTTCCGAATCTCAATTGGCGGGCCGACTCCGCGCCTTGGCTGGATAAGCCTCGGATTCCGGCGCGTCGACAACCCTCTACAGATGATATCCGGCGCGACGCACGATTTTCTAGTGGGGCTGGGGCAGATTCCAGGCATTCGCGATCCGGGGCGTTGTTGCGCCGCCCGTTCCCCACGGCGACCGGATGACAGCGTTCGCTTGCGCGGATAGGGTGCGATAGTACCCATGCTCGGCCGACGCTGCGTGAACAGAGCAGGGGAGCGTTATCAACGCGGGGACGATGGTCAACGCCTTGCGACCCAGACTGGTGATCAGGACCCGGCGCGGTGCGGACTGCGGGCGCGCC from Chloroflexota bacterium includes the following:
- a CDS encoding dihydrodipicolinate synthase family protein; this translates as MTRDEIRDLIQGPIATVPTPFDDDFEVDHGCMHAITQWWVEQGLVKGAAVIKVAAAMGEGPMLSDEEWPALLRTVVQAADDRAAIVCGLHYKDTKRTIEDAKRAQDLGAMALQVCPPVFNLPSQGDAIDYFSDLSDAIDIGVMVYHTHWLPGGRMEVETLDTIADIDQVVSIKWAAPADVDYDEMARFTDRVSVIDNGGGPIRCHQLGGRGYINLTSDIHPAHDLRVWELMESKQYDEAETLFESVNEPLRLFAERMDQRSGGQGRVKKGLTAVMGRPMGASRPPSKPLNDQELDELREIVRGFGWPVADR
- a CDS encoding DNA translocase FtsK, with the translated sequence MERWDVLGLVGIVLSALGLTAFIGLFSRDGFVVAASGAAYIEGFGRAAPIAAIACILVGPALLLSGVRKRPIIGPGHVAAAVVFVLGLAALVGLAAPEDALAADSGGWVGRFIGHGLAASVGGAPAYALLAIATVAAVGYALLASARGAATTRFTGRLLIDGAVHLARIAAATASAAKRRLVPIFRPQSGDRSRKASESPAPADAAPEEVNGSSTPEDWQQGPLIRTAPTVATAPAAEDDDEGPWTLPPMELMQPTPPATDVPDAEIRAKAQVIVDTLGSFNIEASVPEAIPGPVVTQYLVRPGTGVKVARITALANDLALKLAARSLRIEAPVPGRPYLGIELPNDEPLVVSVREVMEAEAWVTSRANLKLALGKDVAGMVRVVDLTAMPHLLIAGSTGAGKSVCLTSLITGLLCQTTPDELHLVLIDPKMVELVTFDGVPHLRMPVVTDIDDAVPVLTWVSREMARRYRIFNKAGVRNITSYNANPTEATDGKPLPYLVTVIDELADLMMTAPGDVERLLARLAQLARATGIHLVVSTQRPSVDVVTGLIKANFPTRISFMVSSQADSRTILDGAGAERLIGRGDMLFAPPEGGKPIRVQGVYTDDAEINGVVDHWREQGEPQTLTTEDLHDAIEQGDSEEDELYVSATELVMRHESITPDLLSRELQVGRSKAQKLAMQLEAEGFVGPPEPQSARRQVLQRSETG